From the genome of bacterium:
GCGGAATGGTTGCGATGGGCTTCATCTTCAAGGAACAGATGAAGGACCTGCTTTCCGACCTTGAGGTACTGTTGGTGGGCGGCGGGATAGCCCTTGCCGGGATACTGATGCTCATCCCCGGCGGCATGGGCGGCTTCGGCTGGTTCATCTTTCAGGTCCTGATCGGGGCCGTTCTCGGCGGCGTCGGGTTCATGCTGTTGAAGATTTCGATGATTTTCACCGATAACAAGCTCGAAGCGATCTCCTCCAAGGTCGTCCCCTTCGCCCTGTTGGTGTTCGCCGCGTTCACGATCGTCTCAGGTGTCGGAACCCTGTTGAGCTTGGGGTTCCTGATGTACGACCTGCCCCAGGTGTTCCTCATCATCTCCAGCATCGCCGGTCTGTTGGGGGTGCTGGGCTTCGCCGGCGCCACCGTCCTGCGCCTGCTGGGCATCGAGCCGGGGCGCTGAACCGCCGCAAGAAAAACGAAGGGAGCCCCCTCGGCTCCCTTTTTTTGACTCAAGGGGTTAAACCGAGCGAAGCGAGCTACGCCCCCGGCGAACCGCGCTATGCCCCCGGCAAACCGAACGAAGTGAGCTACGCCTCCAAGGCAGCCCGCCGGCGGCACTCCGAGCCTCTCGGACGCCCGCAGGTAGATTTCCGGATCGGGCTTGTTGTTGGACACGTCGGCCGAGGTGAGGACGACCGCGAAGTAAGGGCGGAGCCCGAACCGGTCCAATACGGCGTTCACCGAGTCGGGATGGGCGCTAGAGGCCAGGGCCACCGGCATCTCCCGGCTCAACCGGCGGACCAGCCCCTCGACGCCCGGCCGCAACTTCATCCGGTCGCGGATGAACTTCGTGTAGAGCTCGTTCTTCGCCCGCCGTATTTCTTCGACAGGG
Proteins encoded in this window:
- a CDS encoding zinc-ribbon domain-containing protein → MFCPNCGGEVSEGANYCPKCGHPVTQTPTPADSTGQPRPTAAAPARPAAQPLKTEAKPGLTVSKLDEGGWARIVFSLGFLGLLFIAFTNFSVPISGVVGYLTPRIYGYGAAKSVLGILFGGGMVAMGFIFKEQMKDLLSDLEVLLVGGGIALAGILMLIPGGMGGFGWFIFQVLIGAVLGGVGFMLLKISMIFTDNKLEAISSKVVPFALLVFAAFTIVSGVGTLLSLGFLMYDLPQVFLIISSIAGLLGVLGFAGATVLRLLGIEPGR